Proteins encoded within one genomic window of Paraglaciecola psychrophila 170:
- a CDS encoding Wzz/FepE/Etk N-terminal domain-containing protein, with the protein MTDNKNNQTPRDNVQYVAISPDMLQPQNNPDDEIDLRELWNAIWSGKWIIIAITAIFAIASVFYALSLPNIYKSEALLAPAQDEQQGGLGALSGQFGGLASLAGINLGGGKSDKTALAIEIIKSREFFAKFVEKHNILPDLMAVKEWDLSTNSVTYDAEIYLPTNDEWLRQVKPPKQAKPSMQEAKKVFDELLSIAKDKETGMVNISVEHYSPYVAKQWVDWLTQDINLNMKSRDKQEAEKSITYLQTQIDKTTIFEHKTLLFQLIEEQTKTLMFAEVRDEYVFKTIDTALVPELKAKPKRALIVVLGVLLGGILSVIIVLIRYFASNKTTSDDRETQR; encoded by the coding sequence ATGACTGATAATAAAAACAACCAGACACCTCGTGACAATGTGCAATACGTGGCGATATCACCAGATATGTTACAGCCACAAAATAACCCTGATGATGAAATTGATTTACGTGAATTATGGAATGCTATTTGGAGTGGAAAATGGATTATTATTGCGATAACCGCAATATTTGCCATTGCATCTGTTTTTTATGCACTTAGTTTACCCAATATATATAAATCTGAAGCGTTACTTGCGCCTGCCCAAGATGAGCAACAAGGAGGATTAGGCGCATTATCAGGTCAGTTTGGTGGGCTTGCATCGTTAGCCGGTATTAATTTAGGAGGGGGTAAATCTGATAAAACTGCCTTGGCGATTGAAATCATAAAATCTAGAGAGTTTTTTGCTAAGTTTGTAGAAAAACATAATATTTTGCCCGATTTAATGGCAGTCAAAGAGTGGGATCTATCCACCAATTCAGTTACCTATGACGCAGAGATATATCTGCCTACAAATGACGAGTGGCTTCGCCAAGTTAAACCACCTAAGCAAGCGAAACCCTCGATGCAAGAGGCAAAAAAGGTATTCGATGAGTTGTTAAGTATTGCCAAAGATAAAGAAACAGGCATGGTGAATATCAGTGTTGAACATTATTCACCTTATGTTGCTAAGCAATGGGTTGACTGGTTAACACAAGATATTAACCTCAATATGAAAAGCCGTGATAAGCAAGAAGCTGAAAAGAGTATCACCTATCTTCAAACTCAAATCGATAAAACTACTATATTTGAACATAAAACTTTATTATTTCAACTGATTGAAGAGCAGACTAAAACCTTGATGTTTGCTGAAGTGCGTGATGAATATGTGTTTAAAACCATCGATACGGCTTTGGTCCCAGAATTAAAAGCTAAACCCAAGCGTGCACTGATTGTGGTTTTGGGTGTATTGCTGGGTGGGATTTTATCAGTGATTATTGTGTTAATACGTTATTTTGCTAGCAATAAAACCACAAGTGACGACAGAGAAACTCAGCGTTAA
- a CDS encoding NUDIX hydrolase, with translation MDDFSEEAFTTHYVVLVYKVIFTGNIASLPVAQHNDYRWFSKMALLNNDDVHKHTKWYFQKDKQADILMSNLKVGI, from the coding sequence GTGGATGATTTTTCTGAAGAAGCCTTCACAACACATTATGTTGTGTTGGTCTATAAAGTTATCTTTACGGGTAATATTGCCTCATTACCCGTTGCTCAACATAACGATTATCGATGGTTTTCAAAAATGGCGTTGTTAAATAATGACGATGTCCATAAGCATACCAAGTGGTATTTTCAAAAAGACAAACAAGCTGATATCTTGATGTCAAATTTAAAAGTAGGAATATAG
- a CDS encoding MlaA family lipoprotein — protein sequence MNKVSVLVLATGLLLLGGCASQPSAIEQSQQFADPKDPLESLNRAMWDFNYEILDEYLLRPTAVAYADYMPQIARTGLLNIAENLEEPSNSLNNLLQWKLDGTFISLGRFLLNSTVGLLGLIDVASEIGLEPKEEEFGEVLGKWGLNTGPYLMIPALGPSDIRSSVGDFVDSSYSPIDGLNFYFSALRVGIKALESRASVIQQEQQLTSSSDPYAFVKSAYFQNLEFKVKDGKVEKTEEEAALEDDIDAFLDNL from the coding sequence ATGAATAAAGTAAGTGTTCTTGTTTTGGCGACAGGGCTGCTGCTGCTTGGTGGTTGTGCATCTCAGCCTAGCGCTATAGAACAATCTCAGCAGTTTGCCGATCCTAAAGATCCCTTAGAGTCATTAAATCGTGCGATGTGGGATTTTAATTATGAAATATTAGATGAATACTTATTGCGTCCTACGGCAGTTGCTTATGCGGATTATATGCCACAAATCGCACGTACGGGTTTACTGAACATAGCAGAGAATCTTGAAGAGCCTTCAAACAGTCTTAACAATCTGTTGCAATGGAAGTTAGATGGCACTTTTATCAGTCTAGGGCGCTTTCTGCTGAATTCTACCGTGGGGTTGTTAGGCTTGATTGATGTCGCCAGTGAAATTGGTTTAGAGCCTAAGGAAGAGGAGTTTGGAGAAGTACTGGGAAAATGGGGACTCAATACCGGTCCTTATTTGATGATACCTGCGTTGGGACCGAGTGATATACGCAGTTCAGTAGGTGATTTTGTCGACTCTTCCTACTCTCCTATTGACGGCCTCAACTTCTATTTCAGTGCTTTGCGTGTAGGTATCAAAGCATTAGAGAGCAGAGCATCTGTGATACAACAAGAGCAGCAGCTGACTTCTTCTTCCGATCCCTATGCTTTTGTGAAAAGTGCTTATTTTCAAAACTTAGAATTTAAAGTTAAAGATGGAAAAGTAGAAAAAACCGAAGAAGAAGCCGCATTAGAAGATGATATCGATGCGTTTTTGGATAACCTATAG
- a CDS encoding peptide MFS transporter, with protein sequence MTTTNTKTKDFLGHPGGLSTLFLTEMWERMSYYGMRAMLVLFMTASIQEGGLAITVASATAIYGLYTGSVYLMGLPGGWMADRLIGGQQAVWYGGIIIMCGHIVLAIPNDYTFFIGLILVVLGTGLLKPNIGAMVGQLYASDDNRRDSGYTLYYLGINLGSVIGYAVCGYLRINNGWHWAFGAAAVGMAIGLVLYKMTLGKLDGAGAEPTVKLSPKAAKISWSIIGLFLLAVVVVAYMLMNNLMAFNAVVVAQKFAILATVLFLGYFAAIFFLGNNSPNEKRQLGALFLVCIASIFFWTGFEQAGSSLNLFGQNYTDRIIGTFEIPPEWLQSANSMFIVILSPFFAAMWINMAKKMITPSYGLKCAVGLIIMASGFLVMFFAAQVAATGLKVAPYWLIATYFLHTVGELCLSPVALSAVSKLSPKRFAGQMMGVFVLTYSIGNVVAGLLAGNFDPNKVEDMPNLYLQISLFTISIGAVIFLFTFKTKKWEKLAEHQDENRDGLKEQTVN encoded by the coding sequence ATGACAACAACAAACACCAAAACAAAAGATTTTCTGGGCCATCCAGGGGGGCTTTCCACATTATTTCTAACCGAGATGTGGGAGCGAATGAGTTACTATGGCATGCGTGCCATGCTGGTGCTCTTTATGACGGCATCAATTCAAGAAGGTGGGTTAGCAATCACTGTTGCTTCGGCAACTGCTATTTATGGTCTTTATACTGGTTCTGTGTATTTAATGGGATTACCTGGTGGTTGGATGGCCGACCGTTTAATTGGCGGACAACAAGCAGTTTGGTATGGCGGAATAATCATAATGTGTGGCCATATTGTACTGGCAATACCCAATGACTATACCTTCTTCATAGGGCTAATTTTAGTGGTATTAGGCACGGGTTTGTTAAAACCCAATATTGGTGCCATGGTAGGGCAACTTTATGCCAGTGATGACAACCGACGTGATAGTGGCTACACCCTATATTATTTAGGTATCAACCTAGGCTCAGTTATAGGCTATGCAGTTTGTGGGTATTTACGCATTAATAATGGTTGGCATTGGGCCTTTGGTGCTGCTGCTGTAGGCATGGCTATAGGCTTAGTATTATATAAAATGACCCTTGGCAAGTTAGACGGTGCAGGTGCTGAACCAACCGTTAAGTTGTCACCTAAAGCGGCAAAGATCAGTTGGTCGATTATAGGTTTGTTTTTGCTCGCTGTTGTAGTGGTTGCCTATATGCTGATGAACAATTTAATGGCATTCAATGCAGTTGTTGTTGCTCAAAAATTTGCCATTTTAGCGACTGTCTTATTTCTAGGTTATTTTGCTGCTATATTTTTTCTTGGTAACAATTCACCTAACGAAAAGCGTCAACTAGGGGCTTTATTTTTAGTGTGTATCGCGTCTATATTTTTCTGGACTGGTTTTGAACAGGCGGGTTCATCATTGAATCTATTTGGGCAAAATTATACCGATAGAATTATCGGTACTTTTGAAATTCCGCCTGAATGGCTTCAATCTGCTAATTCTATGTTTATTGTTATTTTATCGCCCTTTTTCGCAGCAATGTGGATAAACATGGCTAAAAAGATGATCACCCCGTCGTACGGATTAAAATGTGCTGTTGGTTTGATTATTATGGCTTCAGGCTTTTTAGTGATGTTTTTTGCAGCACAAGTGGCTGCCACGGGTTTAAAGGTTGCTCCTTATTGGCTTATCGCTACTTACTTTTTGCATACTGTAGGTGAGCTATGTTTGAGTCCGGTTGCATTATCAGCGGTCAGTAAATTGTCACCAAAACGCTTTGCTGGTCAGATGATGGGGGTGTTTGTACTCACTTACTCTATCGGAAACGTAGTGGCTGGCTTGCTAGCAGGTAACTTTGATCCTAATAAGGTCGAAGATATGCCTAATCTTTACTTACAAATCAGTTTATTTACTATTTCAATTGGTGCTGTCATCTTCTTATTTACATTTAAAACTAAGAAGTGGGAGAAACTGGCAGAGCATCAAGATGAAAATCGTGATGGACTGAAAGAACAAACCGTTAATTAA
- a CDS encoding flippase, translating into MLDKTIVKNISSLFSIRVAGYIIPLITLPYLVRVLEPIGYGKLGFCLAIIQYFIIAVNYGFDLSATQKIAQSNDDKLKLSLIFWNVIAVRVLISLAGLILLFLLSIIFENIASLLPTLLCAYVAVFAAALFPQWLFQGKEQLGTISIIRIVLQVIQLPFLFLYVKSTEDIWLAALLSSMPSLIIVAFSVCLIGKRHWITWGRPSLGGMKKELQDGWYLFLSTAAIGLYTTSTTVILGIIAGPVSVAIYISANKLLQAAQGIYSPISASFYPRINNLMSKNKTEALEMIRYLMKVQTAITFGISICLFIFAPYVVNLLFGPEFERSSSVLRIMSVLPIIIGLSNIFGVQVLLSYGYKKEFSTILLISGSISLVTLIPLCYFYQSEGAAISVVITEFIVTALMLKYVLSKKIPLFKRVMINEI; encoded by the coding sequence ATGTTGGATAAAACAATAGTAAAAAATATATCTTCGTTATTCAGTATTCGTGTAGCTGGCTATATTATTCCTTTAATAACTCTTCCATATTTGGTTCGTGTGTTAGAGCCTATAGGTTATGGTAAGCTAGGTTTTTGCTTGGCAATTATTCAATATTTTATTATTGCAGTTAATTATGGTTTTGATTTGTCAGCAACTCAAAAGATTGCACAGAGTAACGACGATAAATTGAAATTAAGTCTAATCTTTTGGAATGTTATAGCTGTAAGAGTCTTAATTTCACTTGCAGGTTTGATATTATTATTTTTATTATCCATTATATTCGAAAATATAGCCTCATTGTTACCTACTTTGTTATGTGCATATGTCGCTGTTTTTGCTGCTGCATTATTTCCCCAATGGTTATTTCAAGGTAAAGAGCAGTTGGGTACCATTTCTATTATTCGAATAGTGCTTCAAGTGATACAACTTCCCTTTTTATTTTTATATGTAAAAAGTACTGAAGATATTTGGTTGGCAGCGTTGTTATCTTCAATGCCCTCTCTTATTATCGTGGCTTTTTCTGTATGCCTAATAGGTAAAAGACACTGGATTACTTGGGGTAGACCTTCATTAGGAGGGATGAAAAAAGAATTACAGGATGGGTGGTACCTGTTTTTATCAACTGCAGCAATTGGCCTTTACACTACGAGTACAACAGTTATCCTCGGAATTATCGCGGGCCCTGTTAGTGTCGCTATTTATATCTCAGCAAATAAATTATTACAAGCTGCGCAGGGTATATATTCACCGATATCGGCATCGTTTTATCCACGCATTAATAATTTAATGAGTAAAAATAAAACTGAAGCATTAGAAATGATAAGGTATTTAATGAAGGTACAAACGGCAATAACTTTTGGTATAAGTATTTGTCTATTTATATTTGCGCCCTATGTCGTTAACCTTTTATTTGGTCCTGAATTTGAACGAAGCTCTTCAGTTCTTAGAATTATGAGTGTACTACCTATAATTATAGGATTAAGTAACATTTTTGGCGTACAAGTTCTTCTGTCATATGGCTATAAAAAAGAATTTTCTACTATATTATTGATATCTGGCTCTATCAGTTTGGTAACATTAATACCGCTATGTTACTTCTATCAATCTGAAGGTGCTGCTATTTCAGTAGTTATAACTGAATTTATTGTCACTGCTTTGATGTTAAAATATGTTCTAAGTAAAAAAATCCCACTATTTAAGAGAGTTATGATTAATGAAATATGA
- the galE gene encoding UDP-glucose 4-epimerase GalE: protein MKTILVTGGAGYIGSHTVLQLLEADNQVIVLDNLCNSSQESLNRVEELTGKNTIFVQGDIRDHTILELLFSKHKINAVIHFAGLKAVGESVEKPLNYYNNNVYGTLKLCEAMNKFGVKNLVFSSSATVYGDPVELPLREDMPTGQPTNPYGMSKLMVELVLRDLYKSDNDWNIALLRYFNPAGAHPSGRIGEDPNGIPNNLMPFITQVATGKREQLSIYGNDYDTLDGTGVRDYIHVEDLAAGHLKALDKLYTSPGIVTYNLGTGQGYSVLDMVKEFEKQSGKAIPYQFVPRRGGDIASCYADPKTASEALGWTATRGLAEMCKDSWNWQANNPEGYK from the coding sequence ATGAAAACAATTTTAGTAACAGGTGGTGCAGGGTATATTGGTAGTCACACTGTTTTGCAGCTATTAGAGGCTGACAATCAAGTGATAGTGTTGGATAATCTGTGTAACTCTTCCCAGGAATCCCTTAATCGTGTGGAAGAGTTAACTGGCAAAAACACCATTTTTGTTCAGGGAGACATCCGCGACCACACCATTTTAGAATTACTTTTTTCCAAACATAAAATCAATGCGGTTATTCATTTTGCTGGTTTAAAAGCAGTAGGTGAGTCGGTAGAAAAGCCCCTCAATTATTATAACAACAACGTCTATGGCACGTTAAAGTTATGTGAAGCAATGAACAAATTTGGTGTTAAAAACCTTGTTTTTAGCTCATCGGCAACGGTTTACGGCGATCCTGTTGAACTGCCACTTCGTGAAGATATGCCAACAGGACAACCAACTAACCCTTATGGTATGTCAAAACTGATGGTTGAGTTGGTGTTACGAGACTTATACAAATCAGATAACGACTGGAACATAGCACTGCTGAGGTATTTTAATCCAGCTGGAGCACACCCATCTGGACGTATAGGTGAAGATCCCAATGGTATACCCAACAACCTGATGCCCTTTATTACCCAGGTTGCCACTGGAAAGCGTGAACAGCTTTCTATCTACGGTAACGACTATGACACACTAGATGGTACCGGTGTCAGAGATTATATCCATGTGGAGGACTTGGCAGCAGGTCACTTAAAAGCCTTAGATAAACTATACACAAGCCCAGGTATTGTGACTTACAACCTCGGCACAGGTCAGGGATATAGTGTGTTAGATATGGTCAAAGAGTTTGAAAAACAAAGCGGCAAAGCTATCCCATATCAATTTGTTCCCCGCAGAGGAGGTGATATTGCCTCTTGCTATGCCGACCCTAAAACGGCCAGCGAAGCTCTGGGATGGACAGCCACCAGAGGACTCGCAGAAATGTGCAAAGACTCATGGAATTGGCAAGCAAACAATCCCGAAGGCTATAAATAG
- a CDS encoding DUF6170 family protein yields the protein MKLYFSTKQIPQLQHLPLTERLAAMQTAQKKLIGPEKLFLNVLKMLVVIPVFILIIQMATNWMAIFWALLVTLLYPLIVKPVQYAMCAKYIAQPIPRTEGDK from the coding sequence ATGAAGTTGTATTTTTCGACTAAACAAATTCCTCAACTACAGCATTTACCTCTGACCGAAAGATTAGCGGCAATGCAAACAGCTCAAAAAAAATTAATTGGACCAGAAAAATTATTCCTTAATGTGTTGAAAATGTTGGTCGTGATCCCAGTGTTTATCCTTATAATTCAAATGGCGACTAATTGGATGGCTATTTTTTGGGCATTGTTAGTCACGTTACTTTACCCTTTAATTGTTAAACCAGTACAATACGCTATGTGTGCTAAATATATTGCTCAACCTATTCCCCGTACTGAAGGAGATAAATGA
- the mntA gene encoding type VII toxin-antitoxin system MntA family adenylyltransferase antitoxin, with product MAVRSQEKLINDIRSLVLEQCQGIKLIYLFGSQANEQSNSQSDIDIAILGASKFDPVARWQWQNELAIALKNDVDLVDLLSASTVMQNQVIHHGMCIYDAANYVAVFEMQVMSMYQHLNVERADILKQHMSLTNE from the coding sequence ATGGCTGTGAGATCGCAGGAGAAGTTAATTAATGACATTCGTTCACTAGTATTGGAACAGTGTCAGGGCATTAAGCTGATATATTTATTTGGCTCTCAAGCAAATGAGCAGTCGAATTCGCAAAGTGATATTGATATTGCCATATTAGGAGCAAGTAAGTTTGACCCTGTTGCTCGTTGGCAATGGCAAAATGAACTGGCAATAGCATTAAAAAACGATGTTGATTTAGTAGATTTATTAAGTGCTTCTACTGTTATGCAAAACCAAGTGATCCATCACGGAATGTGTATTTATGATGCAGCAAACTATGTGGCTGTATTTGAAATGCAGGTTATGTCAATGTATCAGCATTTAAATGTCGAAAGAGCAGATATTTTGAAGCAACACATGAGTTTGACAAATGAATGA